TGAGGAATGCCTGCATGCAGCTAAAAGCTCCTTTGCTATCCAAGAATGGAATGCAGCTACTATAAACGCTATTCACTCCTGTATCGCTGCCTGTGATGCAATGTGTGTGTATTTTTTAGGTAAACGCTATGCAGGAGATAGCCATAACGATGCGGTAAGTCTTTTTAAGACGATCAAAGCAGATGATGAGGAACTAAACACAAATGCAAACAGAATCTTAAGAATTTTGCGTATTAAGAATATGGCTGAATATGAGGAAAGATTGGTTTATAAATCTGAGGCAGAAAAAGTCTTAAAAGACTGTGAGAGATTTTTTGAATATGTGAGAAAACAATTACCATAAGGAAAGGATGAAGTTGTATATGGGATTACATTACACTTTGCTATACTAAAGACGAAAAAATTCATCAAAGATATTATCTATTCCCAAGACCAGATTCAAATAAGTCTTTATATTTCAACAAATTATGAAGATTTAAATTCTTCTTTTTTGGGCGGGCAAAATAAAAAAATACAGGGGAAAACTCCTGTGGAGTCTTCCCCTAAACTTGGTGTTTCTTTAGTTTGTATCCAAAGAACTGGCTCCCGATATTAGACAACTTTCAAACCATACCTCTGAAATTCAAAAATGAAATCTATCA
This portion of the Nitrospirota bacterium genome encodes:
- a CDS encoding HEPN domain-containing protein; the encoded protein is MTAKFRTRDVAKSFYTNYLKRAEECLHAAKSSFAIQEWNAATINAIHSCIAACDAMCVYFLGKRYAGDSHNDAVSLFKTIKADDEELNTNANRILRILRIKNMAEYEERLVYKSEAEKVLKDCERFFEYVRKQLP